A genomic region of Alicyclobacillus sp. SO9 contains the following coding sequences:
- the trpA gene encoding tryptophan synthase subunit alpha translates to MNRIEKAFQNAQRSAAFMPFLTAGDPTFDMSLQLFDAVLTAGADIVEIGVPYSDPLADGPVIQNASLRSIKAGFSLPEVFKLAAELRHRHPNKGLVLFTYVNPVLQFSPQAFFRETAKSGADGVIIPDLPFEETDRLRDHATANGIALIPLITPVSSEQRIQRICERAEGFVYCVSALGVTGERQSLSQRVEEMVDTARRYTSLPLAVGFGVSTPSQAAAISQYADGVIVGSAVIRRLEQALASVELSDKMATERIIEQVVPFVSSLMGAMNA, encoded by the coding sequence ATGAACAGAATAGAGAAAGCATTTCAAAACGCGCAGCGGTCCGCAGCCTTCATGCCATTTTTGACCGCCGGTGACCCAACGTTTGACATGTCTCTCCAACTGTTCGACGCTGTTTTGACGGCGGGTGCTGACATCGTAGAGATTGGTGTTCCATACTCCGATCCGTTAGCAGACGGACCTGTGATTCAAAACGCATCATTGCGCAGTATTAAGGCAGGGTTCTCCTTGCCGGAGGTTTTTAAATTGGCGGCGGAACTAAGGCACCGCCATCCAAATAAAGGGCTGGTGTTATTTACCTACGTGAACCCCGTCCTGCAGTTTTCCCCGCAAGCGTTCTTTCGCGAAACGGCGAAAAGCGGCGCGGACGGCGTAATTATTCCCGACTTGCCTTTTGAAGAAACAGACAGGTTAAGAGACCATGCAACTGCCAATGGCATTGCATTGATTCCCCTAATTACACCTGTGTCCTCCGAACAGCGGATACAACGCATTTGCGAACGAGCAGAGGGGTTTGTCTACTGCGTTTCGGCCCTCGGCGTAACAGGCGAGCGCCAGTCCTTATCGCAGCGCGTCGAAGAAATGGTGGACACCGCAAGAAGGTATACTTCTCTGCCGCTCGCCGTCGGCTTTGGAGTCAGCACCCCAAGCCAAGCAGCAGCCATCTCCCAGTATGCAGACGGAGTGATTGTTGGAAGTGCTGTTATTAGGCGGTTAGAGCAAGCACTGGCGTCAGTGGAATTAAGTGATAAGATGGCTACAGAACGAATTATTGAGCAAGTTGTCCCATTCGTGAGCAGCCTGATGGGGGCAATGAACGCATAG